The window GAATGCATGACAATTTTGTATCTGGATACTTCAGATCTGTCGTGAGCCGTGTGTCTTACCTGGTGTGTCTTACCAGTTGCCCGGCAATATCGCTTAAAAACAATTGCCCCATGTATCATCGGCCTATAGGTTACACAAGCATACACACAGATCTTACGGTGTTTAGTTGGTTGGTGATAGATAGGGAATCAATTGGGAGAGATAGACTCAGTTCAGACAGGTATCCAAGCAGCCTCTTCTCTAGTTCCGGGTCTGGAGGCTGCTCAACTTCCACTTGCGGAGGACTCTGTAGCGCCGGTCCAGGGCTGTCGCTTCTTGCAGACCCACCCTCAACACCTCCAATCTCTGTCAAAAACCAGAAGTAATCGTTGGAAACATGCACATACAGTAGGTGGCACCATAGACCCACTAAGTTcactattgcaaaaaaaaaaaaaaaaaaaactagctaaataaataaacaacctTGATTTATTCTTCCTTTGGCATGCATTTAAAGTTACAGTTTAAGTATCATGATGCCACACTTCTGACAGAATCTTGTGTGCTCTCTAATTTCAGCAAGCAAATAAAGCTGACTGCATGGGCAACACTGTTTTGCAACGGTGACTCTCATTACATATCcaagaagtctttttttttaatcaaatgctaTTTATGGTACAGTTAATAGTTTTGCAGATTTCACAGCATGCAGTTTATCAACACACCGATGCCCAGTTGAGTtgtgtcttttcttctcctctgCAGCCTTTCTCGGAGGGAATCCAACTGCTTTTTGTGCGCTTGGATGTGACTCCACGTGTCTGACATGGCTTAAAGGGAATTAGATAAACagtcaatttaaaaaacaaacaaattaaacagaTATTTCATTAAGCTCAGTTCGCGTATAGTAATCCAGTGCTGAGAGGCTGTTCTCTCCATACACACAACGCCGCTAAACTCAAACTGAGtggatttcaaaacaaaagaccCTCACGACGCaataataacagttttaatcatGTTCGCTTTCAAATTGGCACTGAGACCGATAGACGcggtttatttctttatacattttactttttaaatttataataatataatgtacaaaACTGAAAAGTTTAATCAAAGAATAGCGAGGTATGTATTATGTAATCAAATATAGCGGCTTAGGTATCAGTTCCTGTGTACGTGAAAGGTCTTCCGGTACACGAGGAGAGAAGACAAACCTGCTAATACgcacatattcatttatttaccagCTAGTTAGGGTACAGCCGAAAAACAAGCTCATCTAATTCGAGGTAATGCACACtatcaaagacaaaaatattatataacgAATAAGGCATGTCGACGGTAATGTCTTGGCTACTTCAAGGGAACCGAGAGCCggttgcattaaaaatgacagaaccGAATGTTTACGTAACGGAACGAAAAACAGTAGTAATGTTTAATTAACTGTTGTTTTGCAGCGCtgcaacaatatttaataaaaacaaaaaacgcaaCCGAACGGTGAAACGATTCCTGACTCACGAGTCATTTTGATGAATCAATAATTCGCAGTGGCCGTTTCTCAAACTGAAGACTGCATCCTCCGGAGGACGCGTTTATAAACTGCGTGTCTTTTTTACGCTTAATTGGGAATAATTCATAACtgttaatattctaaaataagatCTTTATGAAGTATGCGACCTACAAATGCTACCTCCGGAGGTTGCACTCTTCCCTTTGGGAAACATTCCGATTCCGGAACCGATTGACTCAAATGAACCGGTTCTTTTAAGTGAATCAAAACACTAATGAATCAGTATTCTTTAATTTAGCTATTTTGTACTAATTGATttgtaaacataataaatgtgtgaatgTATTCAGTTGCTAGCCTCCTTAATATTTtacttgctgaaaaaaaacatgtctttaTTAAAACGTTGATTAATGGATGTCTTGTTCTTTTGGTACAGTGCTTTTGCCGTGATTTGACATGGCCGAGCCACGCAGCCCGGTGTCCGCTTCAGTACCCCACACCCCGATGGTGCTGCCCACCCCAGAGGGCTCAACGCTTGAGATGGACCCGATGGAGTACACCCTCCGCAAGCGTCTGCCCCGAAAACTGCCCAAACGACGGAACGACGTCTACGTCAACATGAAAACGGACTTCAAGGCCCAGCTGGCGAGGTGTCAGAAACTTCTGGACGCTCATAGGGAAATCTGCATCCACGGCCTGGGACTGGCCATCAACCGGGCCATTAACATCGCCCTGCAGCTGCAGACGTCCAGCCAGGGTGCGTTGCAGCTGGCGGCCAACACGTCTACCGTAGAGCTCATAGATGATCTGGAGCCCGACGATCCTGATGAGGCAGGGGAGCCGCTTACACGCACCCGTAATAACTCAGCAATACACATCAAAGTGTTTTATCCCAACCCATAGAATCGGTATCTGTATTAATACGAAAAATGGCAACTTTAAAGACTTCATAaacattaatgtaatgtttgtggtgtgtgtgtggtttaaaggtgatatgcgttttattttgtatgactTCTATTCTGGTTTAGACacgtatttaatttattgctgtggtgttcttgaatgttttaatttgagaaacaatgtagaaagaaaatgtgccatatcttgttttttttcgtcCCCCCACTAGAAGCAGAAATCAATTTGTTTTCTCATGTAAAAGTGAATTTGTAACCAAAAGATCATTCATCAGTTGTGATTTAAAGCTTAGTTAAATGGAAAGTAAATACATTCTTAGACCTACCTACCGTTTTCGTCTTTCTGTGTTTATAGTTAATAGGCTGTTTTAAGGatagtttattttatgtatatcattaaatagtaataacaacatattatttaacattaatgctATAACTTAAGTAAAATACCTATATGTTTCTTCTATTAAATACAATTGGGTAGTAATGACAGATTTGACAAGGGTCTGCTTTCACCAAGTCTTTGGTTATGGATATGGGGCgcagatgcattaaaaataataatatgtattactTACTGAGTGGGAAATGGAGATGGCATGTTATCAAGGTTAGGTTAAACAGCTAAGATTACGTAGATCTGAACGATGCAGCTGATTTGTCAGATGGTTGACATATGATGGCTGATCAGTAATAGATCagcttttctttcaaataagtAAACTGAATCAAAATGTTAATCCAGCTATCTTTGACCAAAACTAAAAGAGCAGGTATTTTGGTGACAAGTAGGGTAAAAGGAACGACACAAAGgggttttcaaaaatatttagtggTGTGACTAAATTCCTTCAGTGGAAACAAAAACGCATTACTTGTTTTATAATCCCGTTATGTTTTAGGCATAATGTATGCCTAgtcctctctccatctctcatAGCTATAAAAGTACTTCTCACATCAAATTCTTTGACAATTCACATTGGAATCACGTTTTTACAGAATTGTGAGCAGTGTTGTGACATTCTCAGCAGAGATGCTTCataagacaaaaagaaaaacttctTGTTTTGACAGATCTTATTTTTTAGCTAAGAATAATACTTTGTATTTGAATACCGAATGACATTGTGATGAAAGAACCGCGCAACGgcaaaacaacaggaaaaaacaTCTACAAACTTACTTTGTTGCATCTACACAGAGACTGATTGACAGATGTACAAAAAAACAGGCTATTTacgaaaaacacaaacaagtcatacagaaaaagagaaacaaaatgtCAACCTTACGATCATTTCCCAAAGGCAAATATGCAGCGTCGTGCGTGAAGTGGAAGCAGGCCAGGATGTTCGTCATACACACACTAATCAATATTTTTCCTGGCAGCGACGTTATCTGCACAAGACCGCGTAATTCAGACATGAGCTAACACAGCCTCATCAGCTCTCACGAAAGCTTCCAATTCCCCCAACACAAGCAGCAATCTAGTCCCTCTTCCTGTTCACCCCAACTGACCCGTAAGAATTCAGCATTACCACTTTCCTCCCCGACGCTCGAAACATTCCCTGCAGCATTCACGAaagtcacacacatacatacacacataaacataacactgaaatgaatataaaacctACAGTGCATACTTAATATCGATAAATAGACTTCTCTATCAACAGTTCAATGTTTGGAGGTGCTTGAGGCCACAGTGAATGGAGGAAGAGAGGTCTTCACTTGAATAGCTTCAGAAAAGAACCTGCAAAAGCAAGTGATTCCAGCTCTAAGAAATATcatctatataaataatgacaatttcataaaacacttaaaaagtcCCAGATAAACCTTCCCAGTTGAGCTGGGCAACTGCCAACAGTCATATGGTTAAAGAGGAGTGATTAAGTGACGTTTCATGATTGCGTCTGGTTGATTTTTGCCAGGTAAGgcaaacacagaaagagaagagagcCAAAGGGGGCGCTTTGTATTCTGGGGGATGTCTTCTTTTCCCTTTGTGAGTAAATCTTTCAAAGTGCTACAACTTCCAGTCATTCAACCCTCATCAACATATCCTTTGTAATAGCCCATATCCTGCCTTCTGATATGAGGAGCTCCAATTAGTTTGGCCCTTGCTCAAAATCGTCTATCAGCTGACACCTTGATGGCAGACAGGTGCATTGGCAAGCAGAAGACGCACTTTTCCTCGCAGGAAGTTGATGTGGACCTGAAAAAGCTCTGAGATCGAGGATACTTTCTGCATCTCCTTGTCTTCTTCACCATTGGTAGAAGGCACAAATTCCTGAGAGACACAGGGAAATGGGTTAAAGATAAGGTAATAATGCAGGGTAACTAATACTGCGCAACAGcttatatttatgcttttaaacaacatttctgtactgacaggaggaaaaaaatctgcagaaaacacaaaactacTGGTAATTTTCTACTGGAACATTTTCCATTAACTTTCAGAGCAttcttttcatttcactttaCACGAATATGAAAATCATTCTTTTCATGCTTTGCAGTGAATGtgattttatcagctgtttggactgcagaggatccaatggtgagcaagtgatgtaacgctacatttttctaataaaggaaaaaaatcatctgTGTCATTGATGTCCTaagcatattttcattttcatgtcacCTATTCCTTTAACACAACACAATACAATGCTTAATTTCAAAATACGGAaacttttaaatacagaaaattcCTAGGAGCTGCTTGTTTTTATCTAGCACTACGTCACAATGACACAATCACTGTAAAGTGACGAACATGCTCTCTTCCTGAAGTTGACATAAGTTTGTAGTACACTACACTTGATTAGCATAACATCCATTTTCCTCTTCCTGTAGCTTGAGTGGTAGAGCATGACGGTCACAGGGTTTGATTCtcacaaaacagacaaaatgatgaaatgtaTGTGTATTGAGTGAAATGTTCAGCTTAAATGCATTGTACACTTGCTTTGGATATAAAGGTCTgccaaatgcatgcatgtatgtataaataaatataaagtaatatacaTGACATATAAAGTGTATATCCCTAAGCATTATGCTAATGTAACTACAAAACACATTGGTTCAGAAGTgctaacacaaaaaaaagttacaaatagcCTAGAAAGCagcacatgtgtttttaacactgatgataaaaattattgttttacaaatcagcatattagaatgatttccaaaggatcgtgtgacactgaagactggagtaatgtatcagctttgccatcaaaggaataaattacatgttaaaaaatatttaaatagaaagctGTTATTTcagctgtaataatatttcacaatataacttGTCTGTTGGAATAGATTTCAAATCTGTTTCATTTAATGTATGATTAAATAACTGTAGCCctggtaagcataagagacttctctTTCTCCAAGAGACCTGTGTAACTCACCGGTATGCTGAGACTTCGCAGCACTTGTCTGATGCTGGCAATGTTGCTAATACTGGCATCTATGTGGGCCTGCAGCACGTCAGTCTGATTAGATGCCTGCAATGAGCTGATGGCCTCGTTCAGCACGTGTAAGCCTGACTGGACCTCCTGAGCTTGCTCCTCTATCTGAAGTGACATGCCGAATATATTCACAAAGGAATGTTTTAATCCCATTATTAATTAAGGTATGcatctatattatattaaaataacatgcaggAAAACTTACATTCATTGCTTCCCAGACATCAAAATCAACTCTTGTCAGAGGAACAGTGAAGTTTGTTGCAATGGTGCAAGCATCCTTACACGCTCTCTGCGATAGCAAAAACATTAACAgacacatttattaatacagaacTTTACACAACAGAAATTATTTCAAAGCGGCATCACGATATTGCACATGCAAATAACAGTATTAATGTTGCAAACTCCttcaattatgaaacaaatacaatttctttAAAGCAGCTCCAAAATGCAACAGTATCCTTATTCTGATCAGTTCAATGACGTTGTCTCACGAGTCCATTGTTGATTCAGCTTGtgcaaaaataatcaaaatatgaaacatgCCTAATTTAGCTATATAAGCAGATCTACAGAACGCAACAGTGTcgttattttcaattaatttagaTTCAGTTCATTTCAATAACAGTGGCAGTGTTGCAGAGTTTATCAGTTATAAAATTCAGCTTACAGAAGACATATTCAGTGGGAATTCTTTCAGTGTgagcacatttttttgttaaaaaaaaacaaaacagggtACGCAGGAAGACAACAAATTGCACACTTGGCATTGCAAAGGTGTTTGTCTGATGCATGGTGTAAGATTAAAGAATTGCACAGATTGCAAGaaagtaaaatgtgtttgaaatgcttgaaatgtgtttttaaaacgaCAGCTTCAGCCATCATGCACATGTCTCTCACCATAGCAGCCTCTGCATCCCAAGCCTCCTTAATGAAATGGTCGAGGACACGCAGGTCACAGATGGGGCGTAATGGGGAGGACAGGCCTGGACGGGTCCACTCCAGCACCATCAGCAGTAAGGCAAAGAGTCCTGCCACACATACAACAAATGAAGATCTGCTTTAAACTAATTCAATCTTTggataagatttaaaaaaaaaaagactggaaCATTTCTACCCAGAAACCCACTCTCCAAACCCCCTTCCTACCATAGTCATTATTATACAAACACAACAGTAACTTCAAGACACTTAAATACGATGTAACAAATGTAGGAGAAACAATTATTAACAATTCtgtacaaaattaaaagaaagagtattttattatgaattaaatagtGCAATAAAAATTCTTATGAATTGCAGCTAATTGCTTTGAATCAGAATTGAACAAAAATTGTATTACGTAAATTGGTAATTAAAGTTTAATCGTGCTTTATGTTTAGCAACACAGGGGTTATCTCAGTTTGACATAATACcacttaatacttaaaaaataacaacaaaccTAACTTTGATTTTATCTTAAAGAGACTAAAGCAAATCTGCTTTTAACAGATGGTAACAAGACATGCCACAAGGTGGAGCACTGCTACGTTTAGGGAAAGAAAGATAtgaagtgatttatttattaatatgaagtACTTCTGGTTCTGGCACCTTTGCCTAGCCAATGGATGAACACAGAAACTGTAACTCAACCATTCCATCTATAGTCCAGCACCTGTTCATGCAGCCCTCGATTTCCCCTTTATCCTAAGACACATTCACCTCAACAAATTATAACTATAAACATAACAATATATTAACACCCACACCAATGCATGGCAGTGTTTTGCGTATTATTGGAAATGCTTTAGTTATATCAGTTAAATCTGTTGCTTTCAATGCTCAAGCTGCACGATGGATTTTGACTGGctctgcaattttttttttttatcatacatcagctaaaaatgattttgaatgtgAATGCAATAACATTGTTCTTCTGTGTCATTATCATTATAGTTAAGTCGCCAATTTTCCGATTCAggagtaatattaaatatttatagttacaGTCATCATTTTGTGTGTGACCAAAATATGAAGTGCCACTCTGTTCCTTGTTGCTCTACAAGATTAAGATGTCTCAATTTGTAAAAGTGAAAGATTTCCATCATGTGCATGCTGTAAATAACCATTTGATTACATGCAATTACAACCATTTGATCTCTGTCTAAGATAAATAGAtgactgtataaaaaaaacaactaaaaaccaACAAATATCATAACCAAGAAACGTTATGCcctgaaaaagaaggaaatTCTATTCCTAAAGAAAAAGACACACCCACACAATGCTGAATCCTCTATCTATCTGGAATAAAGAGACAGATTACACACAAAGAGTGTTTGTGTATGTCTGGTCTGCAGCATTTAATCCTCTATCACATGCGTGTCAGATTGTGTGAAACCTAAGGTCTGAGTCAAAGCAAAAAcgaaatgataaaaatacatatttgcagTGGCAACAAATGGTAATTCTAATCTCTTCATATTGCTTCCTAAGCCGCACTTGTGTACATTTAGGGCAGATAAGTACTGCACGAATAATTATTCATCCTATGTAGTTAGTCATGTGATATTCTGGCGTCTACGTCTTATTGGAAAGTTTTGAATGCAGTCTTTGAGCTTTAGCTGCCTATGACGCAATAGGTCTCTTATCAAAGCAGATGTACCCTCTGGAGATGCTCTGATGTTGAGCACATGTTATTAAGAACTCAGGTTGGGTCaaaatttagtgttttttagtGAGAATTTTCTTTAGATTTTGAGATGAGCGGATGAGATTCCTCTTTTGGCCTCAGCTTGACAAATCACTTTTCTGCTGATCTTGGCAGAGAATGCCGTCTTGTCACGAAGGCAACAGAAGTTCTGCTGACACCATGACCTGTCGAAAATCCAAGAGCTGTCTGAATGCTACAGAACGCACGTCCACCATGTAATCAGACCATCTCTAACAGCTTTTCCAGGAACTAGACCTATATTTCATCTTACCAAGACTCCAGCATTTGCAGTCACGTAATTCAATTAAGTGTGGCCTCCCACACTTAAACATACAAGCATAGAGCTCTATTTATTTTAGGCAGCCCCCATCTCCACCTCTCATAGTGACCCATACTTAGAGTCACTTAGAGACCACCATGCATGGATGCTGTTGCCTTCCcccatatatacatttatttcagttgtactagtgttaaatatttctgaaatttaatttattcctgtgatgacaaagctgaattctAAGCAGCCATTAGTCCAGTATTCAGAGTCACATAgtctttcagaaatcagtctaatatgctgatttggtgcattTCTTATTGTTACTTAAAAATTGATAAAACATTATTCTGTAGATTCAGATTATGATCATTTTTGAACAACATACAGTTCAAAAGATCcacatttttgtaaaactgaAATTGTCTGAaacaatgtacatttttatttttatttttttaactaactgTCCCccaaattttagattttatctATAATTATTCACTCGCGGGGTCATTGAATCAACCTTTTAAGAAAATCAACCTCAAAGTCATTCAGTGAAACATGCTAACTCTACATACCCTTGCATACACTTGACCTTATCCCTCTGTATGAGTAAATGATAGCAACAGGAAGAGACTATATGCCATGCCTTAGTCTCCAGCAGAGGGAACAGCCAACTACATAGAGTGTCTATGAGTTTAAGGGCTTGAAGTTAGGATCTTAGCCAATGTTAAAGGTAACAGAGAAAGTGCCAACATTAAATGCCAACAACTAGAGTCTATTTTTTGCCTTGCAAGAGAGAGCACTGTCACAGTGGCAAGTCTTACCCTTGGTAAAACCAAGGACCTTGACCTATAAATATCAATTTCAGCATGTATACATTGACTGTGCGAACCCATATCCACTGCATCAATATaagaaagatattttaagtttttaaagtgtatttttccAATAATGATAGAgagtaacaaaataaacaagagatacatttataataatacactcaataattaaaaaaataaaaacattaaacctaATCTACAATGCTTCCCATTCTATTTCTTTTCTAATGGGTAAAATCACCAGAGAAGCCATGCTTTAGACATTTTTCTGCAAAGTCATTGTCTTATTTTTAGAACAGAATTTGCTAGTCCATTGTCAGCTTTTGATGATGCAGCAATTTTACAGTCAGCTCTCATAGTAATGTAAACTCATGCTTAAGAAAGATGCCAGATCATGCATGGGAAAGTCCAACGCAAGTAGATTGCGAGTAATGCTAAAAGTTCAGAATCATCTGCTAAACTTCCTTGGTCAAGAACACCTTTAAAAAGTGATGTGACTGATCACTATGGGAATCAAAGCtttcaatcaatttatttatttctaaaatgcgCAATATTATAATTGCAGGTTAAACTGCCCCGCTCTACCCCACGCACTTTGCAATATtcattatgataaaaaaaataacatgatcTGTAACTGCTAGTATTTTGCCTCTTATCTCAACGCGAGCTGTTTAAACACTAAACGTTTAACGAAGGCTACTGCTTGCTTTTCATTGTATGAGTTTTAGTCGACATAACAACAAAAAGGCCATTTACCACTTGTGTTGCTAAATGCACGTTAAGCCAGTAAGAACATTTATAAAAGCGCGCGGAACTTACCTGAACCGTGAAACATTCGCAAAACAGCTTGGCATTTTTCAAGcacatgattaaaaatgacaaatatcgCGCAAAGACGGCTCAACTGGTGGCACAAAAGACATGGATAGGCTCGAGCACAGACGCATCCAGCCCTACGCGCTGCTCCCAAGCACTCTGTGGGACGCACACGCGATCAAATACAATGACACCGTCCCTTCCCACGAGGCACGTACTGCGATCCGTTCGGTTTTGCGGCACCCTATTGGCAAGCTTTCTATGAATGTAAATTCCCCCTCACTCCACGAAAGCGCACCGCGACTAAGCAGAAAAGGTGGACCTCTCTCATTAATGTTCAGAAAGAGGTGGAGGATGGACTTGTCTCCCATGAGACAGCTTCAAAATGTTAAACCTGAGgcgggataaaaaaaaaaaaaaaaaaaagaaggcctGAGGCCGTTTAATTTACTCACTGGTTATCTGCATCTCAGAATCTAGTACAGGATCCTCTCCGTTTCGTCCATAGATCCGTCTATTGCCCATTAATTGCAACCGAAGCTTTTAAGGTATTGTCAGCACTCATCGGTTCCgtaatgcttatttattttcaattcatgactttgaaaataaaaatcaaatatcaCAGTCTCGTGATAGTTATCAGATCAGCTTCCTGTTTTGGAAGGGATTAGTCTTTCATTGTTACTCACATAATATCTGTTTTCTCAAAAGTAAATAGCGCACCGAAAAGGGTTAGCACAGCTTCCTCTCAAGGCAATTTACAATCATCTTTTAACTGCATTTTCCACTGTATACTTCCAGACAAGGGAGGTAACACAAATGAAACAATACAACATTACTACATATCCCTGCATGCTTGTTAGTACCCCAGGTTGGTTTAAAATCAGTTCTTCTTATACATTCAGCAGACCTTTACATGGGGAAGAATTAGGTCCTTTTTAAATATACGTGTCTACAAATGTAGATAGACAACAGGTTGTATTCCAGTCAAAAACTAGCACCGTGGAGACTTTGATTTTGCAACCATCCTAGATGCTCAAGGACTGTACTCAGAGAGGCTTAAAAGGCAAATGTAAATAGGTAATTTATAGGTAAAAACAGATTATATTGCAACTATGAATTTTATAGCTGTAAcgtattatgttatatattgtCACAATAAGGATATATACATTAGCCCCTTTATTAGCAGCATTTTCCCGCATCCCTTTCCCACATGGACTtcaccattatttatttaccctaaacaaataaacataataacacAAAACGTACTgacatttgcattaaatattaaccacaatgtaatgtaaaattctgaaatgttatttcttattaataacATCAATCTCCacaaagtttaaataatatccACATAATTTAAATCAccacataatttaaataataataaattataataaattactcTCCACAAGTTCTTTAAGGGCATCTATGGCTTCTTGAAGAAACTTTATCATTCATTGACAtttccttattttctttttcagaaatgtttactGAAATGTTCCTTGGGGAACCCAGAATAGTTCTTCAATgaaaaaaacccttttattCTTATATTCAAGAGTGAATTTTATTTGTAGACcaaatgtttaatgttatttatagttGAACATAAATGGATAAACTTTGAATGGCGTTAACTCATAGTTCGTACATGTAAAATTTAATCAACAAAATGTGTCAGAACGTCTTTATATTGTctggtaaatgaaaaaaatagcattagGAAAATTATCcttcaaatgtgtttaaatgcaattgGCACAGAATAATGTAATTCAGGAAGGTAAAGTTAGTCTGTCCAGGAAAACAGACTGGGTCACTGAGAAGACAAAGAGTGTACAGAGTTCAAAGCTACTGAATATACCCTCAGGGATCAATAAAGTTTATCTATACATCTCTAGAGCACATTCACAAAGGAGAATCTCTGTGGATTTTGTCTAAGGCACAAAGATTGCttgtgtggctttttttttggcCAGAATACTTACAGCCAAAAAAATACTAAGATGAATTATGTGGCTGTTTCAGTCCGTCTTAAATAAGTTTCCttgtaaaagattttttatgtgCAGCACATGTATTTCACATGCTGTTTCATTCAGGTCTATTTGGTGAAGAATGACAGAATAGAGGTTGTTTGGGCAACAGATgcacaaagtatatatattttcaagtaTATATGTACTCATGAGGCCCAACTCTCAGTTCTAAGGATAATCAATAAAACCATcttgtttaaatgcttttgaagaTATGAGAATATATAGGTAtctatatttttcttgtttataaaatataatcagacACCTCTTTGCGACAAGTAAAGCAAAATATCTTTACTTGTTTGCAACAGATATTAGAAAAATAGTCAAGTTCTGCATTGCTTAGACTCTTTGTGTCTAAGACTATGAAAAACCCCCTC is drawn from Puntigrus tetrazona isolate hp1 chromosome 7, ASM1883169v1, whole genome shotgun sequence and contains these coding sequences:
- the epoa gene encoding erythropoietin isoform X3 → MVLEWTRPGLSSPLRPICDLRVLDHFIKEAWDAEAAMRACKDACTIATNFTVPLTRVDFDVWEAMNIEEQAQEVQSGLHVLNEAISSLQASNQTDVLQAHIDASISNIASIRQVLRSLSIPEFVPSTNGEEDKEMQKVSSISELFQVHINFLRGKVRLLLANAPVCHQGVS
- the epoa gene encoding erythropoietin isoform X1; translation: MGNRRIYGRNGEDPVLDSEMQITRLFALLLMVLEWTRPGLSSPLRPICDLRVLDHFIKEAWDAEAAMRACKDACTIATNFTVPLTRVDFDVWEAMNIEEQAQEVQSGLHVLNEAISSLQASNQTDVLQAHIDASISNIASIRQVLRSLSIPEFVPSTNGEEDKEMQKVSSISELFQVHINFLRGKVRLLLANAPVCHQGVS
- the pop7 gene encoding ribonuclease P protein subunit p20, translated to MAEPRSPVSASVPHTPMVLPTPEGSTLEMDPMEYTLRKRLPRKLPKRRNDVYVNMKTDFKAQLARCQKLLDAHREICIHGLGLAINRAINIALQLQTSSQGALQLAANTSTVELIDDLEPDDPDEAGEPLTRTRNNSAIHIKVFYPNP
- the epoa gene encoding erythropoietin isoform X2, which codes for MFHGSGLFALLLMVLEWTRPGLSSPLRPICDLRVLDHFIKEAWDAEAAMRACKDACTIATNFTVPLTRVDFDVWEAMNIEEQAQEVQSGLHVLNEAISSLQASNQTDVLQAHIDASISNIASIRQVLRSLSIPEFVPSTNGEEDKEMQKVSSISELFQVHINFLRGKVRLLLANAPVCHQGVS